One window of the Candidozyma auris chromosome 6, complete sequence genome contains the following:
- a CDS encoding putative E3 ubiquitin-protein ligase, whose protein sequence is MNPASPTSGPKSSSSWRILDYLKISSSPKQSVSPSNTSLNLKEQAEKAKSVCKCSCCGTVLTFPENTHKFCCPHCHTTNLLHLDLTADPPVHLLSYNYVKRLVDQALHSDKKIENSHELHERLKPLSDYLFQAFGSMACLNESFKLKRKSRRPHYSTANLDYDDVRKIFDLLTSLPSRRPLYYALSGACHCLKRLPLNLCDDPRNLSWVMVLFEIPFLSKALTNNDKRSQHRPGSMVEVPEIQALCYEILKRVLGIFSQAESTLTGNYVASWFSKRSHVDFMAKVELINLYITFHLKKYFYFANNPELARRSSSGGGLENTHRRNSSIPTPPPQQDESHLVKPTIKEARSNSVPHVQDDEYFQYSYLKDEVEGMDTLAPPVSLQQLTSGPLSPRSRGSKKKKHDAKIRVHQYSSNYHLRTASGALSIFVKANYIRYGENKLQAHAFYNSLVDYVNIKLDYDAWSSRRKSSRQDVGTEPALQTVIDYIHGSNHVPFTESPSTTFYFCQYPFLITLGGKIAILEYEARRQMERKAEEAFINSLDRRVTLDVYFRVRVRRDYIVQDSLRCIQLNPNNLKKSLRVQFINEPGVDAGGLKKEWFLLLTRALFSPHAGMLSYVEDSNFLWFNVVPVDNFEMYYLFGAILGLAIYNSTILDLKFPITMYKILLGLPIGLADYQEIFPMSARNLFRLRDYSAEEIESLDLTFEVTFSDPFGTRYTKDLIPGGSNLVVDGDNRELYIDKYARFFLWDGMSKQLAAFKGGFSNVVDGNAFSLFSPEEIQLLLCGSEESKFDVDVLQSVTNYSGWASKEEATESSTVKWFWEYVSGLTYKQQKKLLLFITGSDRVPATGIQNLTLKISRLKTAGGDSDRLPVAHTCFNELALYDYISKKKLAEKLDKAVNMSAGFGIK, encoded by the coding sequence ATGAATCCAGCATCGCCGACCCTGGGGCCAAAGAGCTCGTCTTCGTGGCGAATTTTGGACTACCTCAAGATCCTGTCGTCGCCAAAGCAGTCGGTGAGTCCGTCCAACACATCGCTCAACTTAAAGGAACAGGCGGAAAAGGCCAAGAGCGTATGCAAATGCTCGTGCTGTGGCACCGTGCTAACGTTCCCTGAAAACACCCACAAGTTCTGTTGTCCGCATTGTCATACAACGAACTTGTTGCATCTAGATTTGACCGCAGACCCGCCAGTGCACCTCCTCTCGTATAACTACGTGAAGCGTCTCGTGGACCAAGCATTGCACTcagacaagaagatcgaAAACAGCCATGAGCTCCATGAACGATTAAAGCCTCTTCTGGACTACCTCTTTCAAGCTTTCGGCTCAATGGCTTGTTTAAACGAGTCgttcaaattgaagagaaagagccGAAGGCCGCACTATTCTACGGCGAACTTGGACTACGATGATGTCCGCAAGATCTTCGACCTTCTTACGTCGCTCCCTTCAAGACGGCCACTATACTATGCCCTTCTGGGCGCATGTCACTGTCTCAAACGGCTTCCTCTCAACTTGTGTGACGATCCTCGAAACCTTCTGTGGGTGATGGTTCTCTTTGAGATTCCTTTTTTGTCGAAGGCGCTAACAAACAACGATAAACGCTCTCAGCATCGTCCTGGTTCGATGGTGGAGGTGCCTGAGATCCAAGCACTCTGCTACGAGATCTTGAAACGAGTCTTGGGGATCTTTTCCCAGGCTGAAAGCACCTTGACCGGAAACTACGTGGCTTCGTGGTTTCTGAAGCGTTCTCACGTTGATTTCATGGCCAAGGTTGAGCTTATCAATTTGTACATCACATTCCACTTGAAAAAGTACTTTTACTTTGCCAACAACCCGGAGTTGGCTCGCAGAAGCAGTCTGGGAGGTGGACTCGAAAACACACATCGTCGGAACAGCTCGATTCCAACACCACCCCCTCAGCAAGATGAAAGTCATCTCGTGAAACCTACAATCAAGGAGGCGAGGAGTAACAGTGTTCCCCATGTTCAAGATGATGAATACTTTCAGTACTCTTATCTCAAAGATGAAGTAGAAGGCATGGACACGTTAGCGCCTCCAGTGAGCCTTCAGCAATTGACGAGTGGTCCATTGAGTCCCAGATCTAGAGGctcgaaaaagaagaaacacGATGCGAAGATTAGAGTTCATCAGTATTCACTGAACTACCACCTCCGAACAGCGTCCGGAGCGTTAAGCATTTTTGTGAAGGCGAACTACATTCGCTACGGGGAAAACAAGTTGCAAGCTCATGCATTTTACAATTCCCTAGTCGATTATGTCAATATCAAGCTAGATTACGACGCCTGGCTGAGTCGAAGAAAACTGAGTCGCCAAGATGTCGGTACAGAGCCAGCGTTGCAAACCGTCATCGATTATATTCATGGTTCGAACCATGTACCCTTTACTGAATCTCCAAGTACTACATTCTACTTCTGTCAGTACCCGTTTCTAATTACTCTTGGGGGAAAAATTGCAATTCTTGAGTACGAGGCCAGGAGGCAGATGGAAAGGAAAGCAGAGGAGGCGTTTATCAATTCTCTTGATCGCCGTGTGACACTAGATGTCTACTTCAGAGTTAGAGTACGTCGTGATTACATCGTACAAGACTCGCTTCGCTGCATTCAACTCAACccaaacaacttgaagaagagcttgcGAGTGCAATTTATTAATGAGCCCGGTGTCGACGCTGGTGGTCTCAAGAAAGAATGGTTTCTTCTACTCACTAGAGCACTCTTTAGTCCACACGCAGGGATGCTTAGTTACGTCGAGGATTCTAATTTCCTTTGGTTCAATGTTGTACCGGTGGACAATTTCGAAATGTATTATCTCTTTGGTGCAATTCTTGGATTGGCAATATATAACCTGACCATCCTCGACCTCAAATTCCCCATTACGATGTACAAAATTTTGTTGGGGTTACCCATTGGTTTGGCTGACTATCAGGAGATTTTCCCCATGTCAGCACGCAACCTTTTCAGATTAAGAGACTATAGCGCTGAAGAGATCGAGTCGCTTGATTTGACCTTCGAGGTTACATTCTCAGACCCGTTTGGAACTCGATACACCAAGGATCTCATTCCTGGCGGCTCGAATTTGGTTGTGGACGGTGACAATCGCGAGCTCTATATTGACAAGTACGCCCGATTCTTCCTTTGGGACGGAATGAGCAAGCAGCTCGCTGCTTTCAAAGGTGGTTTTTCCAATGTGGTAGATGGCAatgccttctccttgtttcTGCCCGAGGAGATACAGCTACTTTTGTGTGGCAGCGAGGAGAGCAAGTTCGATGTGGATGTGCTTCAGTCTGTCACCAACTACAGCGGGTGGGCAAGCAAAGAGGAAGCCACCGAGTCGTCCACAGTCAAGTGGTTCTGGGAATATGTCAGTGGACTTACTTACAAACAGCAGAAAAAATTACTTCTTTTTATCACGGGGTCAGATCGAGTGCCAGCCACAGGGATACAGAATCTCACCCTTAAGATCAGCCGCCTTAAGACAGCTGGCGGGGACAGCGACAGGCTTCCGGTGGCCCACACATGTTTTAATGAATTGGCATTGTACGATTATATTagcaagaaaaaattggcTGAGAAGCTTGACAAGGCGGTCAACATGTCGGCAGGGTTTGGTATCAAATAG
- the RIP1 gene encoding ubiquinol--cytochrome-c reductase catalytic subunit RIP1, with product MLARTLKSSLGLKGAARTLSSSASALTPYKQPDFSAYLNDRSESKNKNFTYFMVGSMGLLSAAGAKSTVEAFLSSMSASADVLAMAKVEVKLGAIPEGNNVIVKWQGKPVFIRHRTPDEIAEAESVDVQSLRDPETDDVRVKKPEWLVMLGICTHLGCVPIGEAGDYGGWFCPCHGSHYDISGRIRKGPAPLNLEIPQYEFTDDSTLLIG from the coding sequence ATGCTTGCCAGAACATTGAAGAGCAGTTTGGGCTTGAAGGGCGCCGCCAGAACTTTGTCTTCGTCTGCCTCGGCCCTTACGCCTTACAAGCAGCCAGACTTCTCCGCATACCTCAACGATAGACTGGAGCTGAAAAACAAGAACTTCACCTACTTCATGGTTGGTTCCATGGGTTTATTgtctgctgctggtgctaAGTCGACTGTGGAGGCGTTCCTTTCGTCTATGTCTGCATCTGCCGATGTCTTGGCCATGGCCAAGGTTGAGGTCAAGTTGGGCGCTATCCCAGAAGGTAACAATGTCATTGTCAAGTGGCAGGGTAAGCCAGTGTTCATCAGACACAGAACGCCCGATGAGATTGCCGAGGCTGAGTCCGTGGACGTGCAGAGCTTGAGAGACCCAGAGACCGACGATGTGCGTGTCAAGAAGCCAGAGtggttggtgatgttgggTATCTGTACCCACTTGGGATGTGTCCCTATTGGTGAGGCTGGTGACTACGGTGGATGGTTCTGCCCATGCCACGGTTCGCACTACGATATCTCTGGCAGAATTAGAAAGGGTCCTGCTCCTTTGAACTTGGAGATTCCTCAGTACGAGTTCACCGACGACTCCACCTTGTTGATTGGTTAA